One Setaria italica strain Yugu1 chromosome I, Setaria_italica_v2.0, whole genome shotgun sequence DNA window includes the following coding sequences:
- the LOC101757091 gene encoding RING-H2 finger protein ATL75: MLNLYPRHRLQASSVVDGGDQDIEADGYNPFYGIAVVCVTIFLFCVLAASVSVWKALAYAALAALLLGVAGCFAPKGWFRPSGRGASAELVVVTVTAATGPAVPGHACALVNAPPAFAFQCPVEAGGGGGEAAAASCVVCSVCLEDVRGGEMVRQVPACRHVFHVGCIDMWLHSHRTCPMCRCVVSPPVAKVTPKDAAAEAAPESSDDHHELPPV, from the coding sequence ATGCTCAACCTGTACCCGAGGCACCGGCTCCAGGCGAGCTCCGTCGTCGACGGCGGTGACCAGGACATCGAGGCCGACGGCTACAaccccttctacggcatcgccGTCGTGTGCGTGACCATCTTCCTCTTCTGCGTGCTCGCCGCGTCCGTCAGCGTCTGGAAGGCGctcgcctacgccgccctggcCGCGCTGCTGCTCGGCGTCGCCGGCTGCTTCGCGCCCAAGGGGTGGTTCCGCCCGAGCGGGCGGGGCGCGAGCGCGGAGCTGGTGGTCGTCACGGTCACGGCGGCGACCGGCCCCGCGGTGCCGGGTCACGCGTGCGCCCTAGTGAACGCGCCGCCGGCGTTCGCGTTCCAGTGCCCGGtcgaggcgggcggcggtggaggtgaggcggccgccgcgagcTGCGTGGTGTGCTCGGTGTGCCTGGAGGACGTGCGCGGCGGCGAGATGGTGCGCCAGGTGCCGGCGTGCAGGCACGTTTTCCACGTGGGGTGCATCGACATGTGGCTGCACTCGCACCGGACGTGCCCGATGTGCCGCTGCGTCGTCTCGCCGCCGGTGGCTAAGGTGACACCGAAAGATGCTGCGGCAGAGGCGGCGCCGGAGTCGTCTGATGATCATCATGAGTTGCCGCCGGTGTAA
- the LOC101758295 gene encoding RING-H2 finger protein ATL39: MTLTSSAAAVNDDIECRACYGVVVSCVSLLVFCVVAATAGVLKAGAATCFAMVFLGVIGWFLPSGARTRMLLRARGARRDGDAAGASAGCACQRVGVAATDVPPAFTYECHDDVGNGGKPGGSALCAVCLEDVQCGEAVRRLPACEHLFHKECVDMWLRSQTTCPLCRRDVVQLAGMR; this comes from the coding sequence ATGACCCTGACGAGTTCGGCCGCAGCCGTTAACGACGACATCGAGTGCCGAGCCTGCTACGGCGTCGTGGTGTCCTGTGTGTCGCTGCTCGTCTTCTGCGTCGTCGCGGCCACGGCCGGCGTGCTCAAGGCCGGTGCCGCCACTTGCTTCGCCATGGTGTTCTTGGGCGTAATCGGCTGGTTCTTGCCCTCCGGCGCCAGGACGAGGATGTTACTACGCGCCAGGGGCGCACGGCGAGATGGCGATGCCGCGGGTGCATCGGCCGGGTGCGCCTGCCAACGCGTTGGCGTGGCGGCGACCGACGTGCCGCCGGCGTTCACGTACGAGTGCCATGACGATGTTGGGAACGGCGGCAAGCCCGGCGGCAGCGCGCTGTGCGCGGTGTGCCTGGAAGACGTGCAGTGCGGCGAGGCGGTGCGGCGGCTGCCCGCGTGCGAGCACCTGTTCCACAAGGAGTGCGTCGACATGTGGCTGCGCTCGCAAACGACGTGCCCGCTGTGCCGACGCGACGTCGTGCAGCTAGCAGGCATGCGCTGA
- the LOC101758703 gene encoding RING-H2 finger protein ATL39-like, which yields MLSLHHRRPPPSPHAGDGSLACYGIVVATASLLLFTSLAATVSIVKACALAGAAGVVFGAAGCVSRWCGVGGAGAAPALPTTVAPAARARAACGLVDAAIDALPAFAYARPGACGGEGGGGSKSGRCALCAVCLEDVEDGEMVRQLPACRHLFHVGCIDMWLHSHATCPLCRCQVSPQQVGGKLTAAADAPDDAPPV from the coding sequence ATGCTGAGCCTTCAccaccggcggccgccgccgagcccccACGCCGGCGACGGCTCCCTCGCCTGCTACGGCATCGTCGTCGCCACGGCGTCGCTGCTCCTGTTCACCAGCCTCGCAGCCACGGTCAGCATCGTCAAGGCGtgcgcgctcgccggcgcggccggggtggtgttcggcgccgccggctgcgTCTCCCGGTGGTGCGGGGTaggcggggccggggcggctccTGCGCTGCCGAcgacggtggcgccggcggcacgCGCGAGGGCGGCGTGCGGGCTGGTGGACGCGGCGATCGACGCGCTGCCGGCGTTCGCCTACGCGCGCCCGGGCGCGtgcggcggggagggcggcggcggcagcaagtcCGGGAGGTGCGCGCTGTGCGCCGTGTGCCTGGAGGACGTCGAGGACGGCGAGATGGTGCGGCAGCTGCCGGCGTGCAGGCACCTGTTCCACGTGGGGTGCATCGACATGTGGCTGCACTCGCATGCCACGTGCCCCCTCTGCCGGTGCCAGGTCTCGCCGCAGCAAGTTGGTGGGAAGCTCACGGCGGCAGCAGATGCACCGGATGATGCGCCGCCGGTGTGA
- the LOC101780308 gene encoding uncharacterized protein LOC101780308 isoform X2 — translation MAMPTFNLTPGLPPVSRLCFGTMTMGEQSGAPSSLRLLDAAFDAGVNFFDSAEMYPVPQRSETNGRSEEILGRWLRARRAPRDQVVVATKVAGPSGQMTWIRGGPTSLDSQNITVAIDDSLRRLGMDYIDLYQIHWPDRYVPMFGETEYDPSCQYTSVPMEEQLEALERAIDAGKIRYIGLSNETPYGLMKFLQLSKDFQLRSKLLTLQNSYNLLCRNFDSGLAECCHHERISLLAYSPMAMGILSGKYHSSGDYGPPDARMNLFKGRYSEGESRYKLQSPKVKLAVKEYTQIAVKYGISPATLAIAFVLRHPLVASAVFGATKLWQLYEVLQAARIHLPEEILVEINDVHARYPNPCP, via the exons ATGGCCATGCCCACCTTCAACCTAACTCCCGGCCTGCCACCGGTCTCCCGCCTCTGCTTCG GGACGATGACGATGGGGGAGCAGAGCGGGGCGCCGAGCTCGCTGcgcctcctcgacgccgcctTCGACGCCGGAGTCAACTTCTTCGACTCCGCCGAGATGTACCCGGTCCCACAGCGCAGTGAGACCAACGGGCGCAGCGAGGAGATACTCGGGCGCTGGCTGCGGGCCCGCCGGGCCCCGCGCGACCAAGTCGTCGTCGCCACCAAG GTCGCCGGGCCGTCCGGCCAGATGACGTGGATCCGCGGCGGGCCGACGTCTCTCGATTCGCAGAACATCACGGTGGCAATTGATGATAG TTTGCGCAGGCTGGGTATGGATTACATCGACCTCTACCAGATACACTGGCCCGATAG GTATGTTCCTATGTTTGGGGAAACAGAGTATGACCCAAGCTGCCAGTACACGTCTGTTCCAATGGAAGAACAGCTTGAGGCTCTTGAAAGAGCCATAGATGCTGGCAAG ATCAGGTACATTGGCCTTAGTAACGAGACACCATATGGCCTGATGAAGTTTCTACAGCTGAGCAAGGATTTTCAGTTGCGCTCCAAGCTACTGACCTTGCAG AACTCATATAACTTGCTGTGCCGCAATTTTGATTCTGGATTGGCAGAATGCTGCCATCACGAAAG AATCAGCTTGCTGGCTTACAGCCCAATGGCAATGGGTATACTTTCAGGGAAGTATCACTCATCTGGTGACTATGGTCCACCAGATGCAAGAATGAATCTTTTCAAAG GGAGATACTCTGAAGGTGAATCCCGATACAAACTTCAGAGCCCCAAAGTGAAATTAGCTGTGAAG GAATACACACAAATTGCTGTGAAGTATGGTATTTCTCCAGCAACCTTAGCAATAG CATTTGTATTGAGACACCCACTTGTGGCATCAGCTGTTTTTGGTGCTACAAAATTATGGCAGCTTTATGAGGTTCTTCAGGCAGCTAGGATCCATCTCCCTGAGGAAATTCTTGTTGAGATCAATGATGTTCATGCAAGATACCCTAACCCTTGCCCATAA
- the LOC101780308 gene encoding uncharacterized protein LOC101780308 isoform X1 yields the protein MAMPTFNLTPGLPPVSRLCFGSSPRLPLSFYLSLDGGSALTNCPRVCAIPAGTMTMGEQSGAPSSLRLLDAAFDAGVNFFDSAEMYPVPQRSETNGRSEEILGRWLRARRAPRDQVVVATKVAGPSGQMTWIRGGPTSLDSQNITVAIDDSLRRLGMDYIDLYQIHWPDRYVPMFGETEYDPSCQYTSVPMEEQLEALERAIDAGKIRYIGLSNETPYGLMKFLQLSKDFQLRSKLLTLQNSYNLLCRNFDSGLAECCHHERISLLAYSPMAMGILSGKYHSSGDYGPPDARMNLFKGRYSEGESRYKLQSPKVKLAVKEYTQIAVKYGISPATLAIAFVLRHPLVASAVFGATKLWQLYEVLQAARIHLPEEILVEINDVHARYPNPCP from the exons ATGGCCATGCCCACCTTCAACCTAACTCCCGGCCTGCCACCGGTCTCCCGCCTCTGCTTCGGTTCCTCACCccgtctccctctctctttctaCCTTTCTCTCGATGGTGGATCTGCGCTGACTAACTGCCCGCGTGTGTGCGCGATTCCGGCAGGGACGATGACGATGGGGGAGCAGAGCGGGGCGCCGAGCTCGCTGcgcctcctcgacgccgcctTCGACGCCGGAGTCAACTTCTTCGACTCCGCCGAGATGTACCCGGTCCCACAGCGCAGTGAGACCAACGGGCGCAGCGAGGAGATACTCGGGCGCTGGCTGCGGGCCCGCCGGGCCCCGCGCGACCAAGTCGTCGTCGCCACCAAG GTCGCCGGGCCGTCCGGCCAGATGACGTGGATCCGCGGCGGGCCGACGTCTCTCGATTCGCAGAACATCACGGTGGCAATTGATGATAG TTTGCGCAGGCTGGGTATGGATTACATCGACCTCTACCAGATACACTGGCCCGATAG GTATGTTCCTATGTTTGGGGAAACAGAGTATGACCCAAGCTGCCAGTACACGTCTGTTCCAATGGAAGAACAGCTTGAGGCTCTTGAAAGAGCCATAGATGCTGGCAAG ATCAGGTACATTGGCCTTAGTAACGAGACACCATATGGCCTGATGAAGTTTCTACAGCTGAGCAAGGATTTTCAGTTGCGCTCCAAGCTACTGACCTTGCAG AACTCATATAACTTGCTGTGCCGCAATTTTGATTCTGGATTGGCAGAATGCTGCCATCACGAAAG AATCAGCTTGCTGGCTTACAGCCCAATGGCAATGGGTATACTTTCAGGGAAGTATCACTCATCTGGTGACTATGGTCCACCAGATGCAAGAATGAATCTTTTCAAAG GGAGATACTCTGAAGGTGAATCCCGATACAAACTTCAGAGCCCCAAAGTGAAATTAGCTGTGAAG GAATACACACAAATTGCTGTGAAGTATGGTATTTCTCCAGCAACCTTAGCAATAG CATTTGTATTGAGACACCCACTTGTGGCATCAGCTGTTTTTGGTGCTACAAAATTATGGCAGCTTTATGAGGTTCTTCAGGCAGCTAGGATCCATCTCCCTGAGGAAATTCTTGTTGAGATCAATGATGTTCATGCAAGATACCCTAACCCTTGCCCATAA